The Aminipila terrae nucleotide sequence CCAGTATCCTGTAGAATGGGGCATTGATTTGCAGACAGAGCATGAGAGATATATTACCGAGGAAATCTTTAAGAAACCTGTGTTTGTTACGGACTATCCCAAAGAAATAAAGGCCTTCTATATGAGATTAAATGATGATAACAAGACTGTGGCTGCGTGTGATCTTTTAGTGCCAGGAGTTGGAGAAATCATAGGAGGAAGCCAGAGAGAAGAACGATATGACGTACTATCTTCCCGCATGAAGGAACTTGGACTAAATGAAGAAGATTACTGGTGGTACATGGATCTCAGAAAATACGGTGGTGTTAAACATGCAGGATATGGTCTGGGATTTGAAAGAATTATTATGTATGTGACAGGTATGAGCAATATCAGAGATGTACTGCCATTCCCAAGAACTCCAAAGACAGCTGAATTCTAAAGGAGAAAAGTTGTGAAAAAGAAAATCTGTATTATTTATACCGGCGGTACTATCGGAATGAAAGAGACAGAGTATGGGTATGCTCCCGTTCCCGGATATATGGAGAAGACCTTAAGGGGAATGCAGGAATTTAGAGAGCCTGAGATACCAGACTATGATTTTATTGAATATACACCGCTTTTAGATTCATCTAATATTACCGTTGAAAACTGGAATCAGATTGGGAAAGATATAAGAGAACGGTATTGTGATTATAATGGCTTTGTGGTTATGCACGGAACAGATACCATGGCTTACACCGCATCGGCTTTATCCTTTATGCTGCAGGGATTGTCAAAACCTGTTATTCTCACGGGCTCACAAATCCCTTTATGTAAAGTGAGAAGTGATGCAAGAGAAAATCTGATAACTTCCATGATTATTGCGGCCGAATATAATATACCGGAAGTATGTATTTATTTTGGCGGAAAACTCATAAGAGGAAATCGGTCAACAAAGGTTAGTTCGGATATGCTGATTGCTTTTGATTCTCCTAATTATGGGCCTTTAGCAGAGGCTGGGGTAAATATCACTTTAAATCAAAAAAGAATCAGATTGGAAAGCAAAGAATTGAGCTTTTGCCCCTTTGAAAATAATCAGATTGCAGTATTAAAGATTTTCCCTGGCATACAATTTGAAATCTTTGAAAACATCATGACTGAAAAACTAAAAGGGATTGTTATTGAGGCTTTTGGCGCAGGAAATATACCACAGAATGACGATTCAATGATCCGGATGCTGCAAAATGCCAAGTCCAATGGGACGTATATCATCGTTTGTACTCAGTGCCATAGGGGTTCTGCTACCATTGGACAGTATGAGACTAGTAAGCCTCTTGCTGAAGCCGGAGCCATAAGCGGATTTGATATGACTGTAGAGGCTGCAGTTACAAAGTTATATTATTTGCTGAGCAAGCACTATGAGCCAAGAGAAATCAGACTTCTTATGGAAAGCGATCTCCGGGGAGAACTGACACGTGATGTATAGAAAAAACGCAGATTAATAGCTAATAAGAAAAGGCTTATTAAAATAATGGTGCAGGTGTCACTGGGTTATTTTAGCAGGCCTTTTTTAATTAAAGATAATTTTTCATTTTACTTTATTATAATAATTTAACTGGTGGTGATGTTTACATGGATAGAATGTATATTAATAGTGCCATTCTCAATGAAGAAATCCCAAGAGACTCTTACCTTTGTCATGTGCCTGCTATTAAATATCTCATAAATAATAAGTCTATTTCATTTTCAAGCAATGTAACATTTTTTGTTGGAGAAAATGGCACAGGAAAATCTACTTTGCTGGAAGCTATTGCTGTTGCGTATGGATTTAATGCAGAGGGGGGGACAAAGAATTTTAATTTTTCAACCAACAAAACCCATTCAGAACTGTGTGAGTATTTAACTATCTCTAAATCCAGATATGCAAAGGATGGTTTCTTCCTAAGGGCAGAAAGTTTCTACAATTTTGCTACCAATGTGGATGAGTTAGATCTTTCCGGAAACTATGGAGGGAAATCCCTGCATAATCAATCCCATGGGGAAAGTTTTCTTTCTTTAGTGCAGAACAGATTTGGTGGAAAAGGAATGTATATTCTTGATGAACCAGAAGCTGCTCTTTCACCAACCAGGCTTCTGTCCCTGATAGCGGAGATTGATGCATTAGTGAAACAAGATTCCCAATTTATTATAGCCACTCATTCACCGATTCTCATGACTTTTCCTCGTTCCACAATCTATCAGTTTACGGAGTCAGGTATAGAAATGGTAGATTATAAACAGACGGAACACTATCAGCTGTCCAGAAGTTTTTTGGAGAATCCAGAAAAAATGTTACACTATTTACTGGGAGACTAAAGGGTTAAAAGAGTGCGATTACAGATTGAAAAACTAACGATGAATCGTCAGATAAATCAAATATTCTGACGATTTTGTTTGCCATATATAAACTCCAATGTTATAATGAGGGTGTAATGATCCGTGTATACATGATGATTCATTATCAAAAAATAATTTTGGGAGGGCTTATTTATGAAGGGCTATACGAGCGATACTATTAGAAACGTTGCACTTGTTGGACATGGCGGATGTGGTAAGACTACATTTTTGGAATCAGCTTTATTGGCAACAGGCGTGATTAACCGACTTGGCAGAGTTGAAGACGGAAATACAGTATCTGACTACGACAAGATGGAAATTGAAAAGGGATATTCAATTAACACTTCTGTTGTTCCTATTGAATGGAAAGATAGCAAGATTAACTTTATTGATACCCCAGGATATTTCGATTTTATCGGTGAAGTGAATGCAGCACTGAGAGCTGCCGAAGCTGCAGTGATTCTTGTGGATGCAGGTGCAGGTATTCAGGTAGGAACTGAACAGGCTTGGAAGGCTTGTGAGAGATATAAGAAACCAAGATTTATTGTTATAAATAAGAGAGATAAAGATGAATTTGATTTTTATAAGACTTTTGACGAATTAAAAGCAAAGTTTGGAGATACACTTATTCCGTTTAGCTGGCCCCTTTCAGCAGAAATAGATGAAGGTCTGAAAGAAGCCATTGCCATGACAGATGAAGAACTTATGGACAAGTATTTTAATGGAGATGACTTTACAGATGATGAAATCAGAAGTGGATTAAGACACGGAATAGCTGATGGGGTTATTGTTCCTGTGTGCTCTTCTGCGTTCTCATTGGGACATGGAATTGAAGGATTGCTGGATTTACTTATTACATATGTACCTACTCCTTTGGAACATGGACCTTATTATGGATTTAATGAGAAAAATGAGCATATTGAGAGAAAATCTGTGGTGGATGCACCAATGTCAGCCTTTGTATTTAAGACTATTGTTGACCCGTTTGTTGGTAAGATTTCCATTATGAAAGTTATCACAGGAAAAATAAATTCAGGAACAGAAGTTTTAAATGAGAGGTCCGATAAAGTAGAGAAATTAGGAAAGTTATTTTTCCTCAGAGGGAAAAACCAGTTGGAACTGAATTATGCTGAAGCCGGTGATATCGTCGCCGTAGCCAAACTGCAGTATACATTATCAGGAGATACTCTTTGTGACAAGAGTGATATCATTCGTTACTTACCTCTAGATTATCCTGAACCTTCATACTTTATAGCTATTGAAGCAGTGGATAAAGGTGATGAGGAAAAGATGGGAACAGGTCTCAATAAACTAAGAGAGGAAGATCCATCATTTATAGTAACAAGAAATAATGAAACCCATCAGACACTACTGGGTGGTCAGGGTGAAATCCAGCTGGGAATTATCATAGCAAAATTGAAAGACAGATTTGGTGTTTCCGTAAAAACTGTACCTCAGAAAATTGCTTACAGAGAAACTATAAAAGGAAATTCCGATGTACAGGGAAAACATAAAAAACAATCCGGCGGCGCGGGTCAGTACGGAGATGTTCATATCAGATTTTCCCCATCAGAACAGGAATTTGAATTCTCAGAGCAATTATTCGGCGGATCCATACCTAAAAACTATGTTCCAGCAGTAGAAAAAGGCTTGATGGAATCTATGCATAAAGGACCTCTGGCTGGATGTAAAGTAGTAAATATAAAAGCCGTTCTTTATGATGGATCTTACCATGATGTGGACTCAAATGAAATGTCATTTAAAATAGCAGCTTCATTAGCCTTTAAGAAGGGCATCGTAGAGGCCAAACCATGCCTTCTGGAACCAGTTATGCATATGGAAATCACTGTTCCGGATGAATACATGGGAGATGTTATGGGAGATATGAACAAGAGAAGGGGTAAAATTCTGGGAATGGAACCACTTCAGGGAGGTGGACAAAAGCTTCTTGCAGAGGCTCCTCATGCTGAAATCTTTGATTATGCAGTATCCCTGAGAGCTATGACTCAGGCAAGAGGATCATTTACACAAAAATTTGAGAGATATGAAGAAGTACCTACTCATTTAGCTGAAAAAATTATAGCCAAACATAAGGCTGAAACTGAGGCATAGAGTAATATTTGAATTAAAAAGTAAGGGAGCAAACTATTATTGCTCCCTTTTTGTTGGCATTTTATCTAATATAAATTATACTAAGAGAATAGAAAAAATAAGTAACATTCAGGTTTTATAGCTGAAAAGAATATAAAGGGGTAAAAGATGAAAAAGGCAAAGACTATATTTGTATGCCAGGAATGTGGTTACGAGACTGCTAAATGGATGGGACAGTGCATCTGTGGAGCCTGGAACTCCATGGTAGAAGAAAAAGTAATCCCTGTGAATGAAAATGACAGCAGAAGCAGAACTACGGCTAATATAAGCGGAAATGCCAGGCAAAGAGTGAAAGCATCCAGATTATCAGAGGTCCAGTCGGGTAATTTTTCAAGAATTGATACCGGCATAGGAGAGTTAAACAGGGTTTTAGGAGGAGGACTGGTCAAAGGTTCTCTTACGCTCATATCAGGAGAACCTGGTATAGGAAAGTCTACAATTATAATTCAGGCAGCCTCAAACATCGCCGGACAATATGGGAAGGTACTATATGTTTCTGGAGAAGAGTCGGAAGAACAGATTAAAATGCGGGGAGACAGAGTATGTAAAGGCAATATACAGAATCTGTTTTTACTGGCTGAAACCAATATGGAAAATATCATAAATGTCACAGAGGAATTAAAGCCGGAATTTATTATTATAGATTCCATACAAACTATGTATTCACCAGAACTGGATTCTGCACCAGGAAGTGTTTCCCAGGTGCGGGCTTGCGGAAACGAATTGATGAAAATGGGAAAGGTACAAAATATTCCAATATTTATAGTGGCTCATGTGACGAAATCAGGAGAACTTGCAGGCCCTAAAATAGTGGAACACTTAGTGGACTGTGTTCTTAATTTTTCTGGGGAGAGAAACCAGGAGTTAAGGATACTACGATGCTTTAAAAATAGATTTGGCACTACAAGTGAAATCGGGGCTTTCGAGATGATGGAAGAAGGTCTGGTTGAAATTGAAAACTTATCTAAAACTTTTCTTGAGGGAATGGAGGAAGGCGCGGAAGGAGCTATAGCTACTGCAGTTTATGAAGGCACAAGGCCTTTGCTTTTAGAAATTCAGGCGTTAACAGCCCCTACAAATATTGGTTTTGCCAGAAGAACTGCCATTGGCATTGATAATAACCGGCTGAACATGCTGCTGGCAGTGCTTGAACGAAAAGCGGGTCTGTCTCTCATAAACCAGGATGTATACGTCAATGTTGTAGGGGGATTAAGGCCAGACGGTACGTCTACGGATCTGGCCGTGGCCCTTGCTATATATTCTTCCTTTAAAGGTAAGACTGCGTCAGGGAAAACCCTGGCACTGGGTGAAATCGGACTGACCGGAGATTTGAGATCTGTTCAGAACTGTGAGAAGATTGTAAGAGAAGCAAGCAGAATGGGATTTTCAAGAATAATTTTACCGAAAAAAAATGAACTTGCCATTAAAGAGCCTCCGCAAAATGTAAAACTTGTGGGAGTGTCAAATATCAGAGATGCTATTTCATGTTTTTCATAAAAAGCAAATATAATGAAGTTTGATTATCAATAAAAAAGTCAGATACAAAAGTGTATCTGACTTTTTGTTACATAAGTATTATTTAAGCAACGTTTTTCTGTTTGCTGAATATTGCACCGATAAACATGATAACTGCAAACACAATCAGATATGCTATGACAGCTTTACCATGTGAGAAACAAGCGGCAATAATCATAAATACGCAGCCTGCAAGAGCAAGTATAGGCATAAAGAAACGTTTAAATGCTGGTAAATCCTTTTCCTTTTTAATCATCATAATGAAGATAGGGATATATAATGCGTAAATGGATACTATTGGAAGCTCTGATGAATCAAAACAGAAGAATCCAAACCATGTAGGAGAAGCCAGGTTAGCACCATAGAAGAATAGCAGCCAGATAGCGCATAATAGTAAACCAATAACGGATGAATTTGTAGGCATATTGGTTACTTTGTCAACCTGACCAAAAATTTCAGGATTAGGTCCCTGCTTTCTGGAAGCAACAGAATAAATACCTCTTGTACAGCCAAGCATAAGTCCGTTCAGGGTACCCAGACATGAAATAATTACAAATACAAAGATAAGTGTACCGCCTACATTGGTAAACATTGTTTCAAATGCAAGTTTTGCTCCAGCTTCACCGCCTGCCATCATAACTTCGTTAGTAACAGCTCCTGCAAGACCTACATAGTAAAGAATATATACTGCCATAATAATAAAGGTTCCGCAAACTAAAGCGATTGGCAGATTCTTTTTAGAATTCTTTAATTCGGCATTTATACTGGTAGCTACAATCCAGCCTTCATATGCAAAAGCTGTGGCAACTACTGCTGTAAATAAAGCATTTGAAGTGTTTACGTGATTTACCACAGTTGTGAAGTTATGTGCAGTCATACCGTTTCCAAGGCCTACAATAGTCCCGATAACAGCCATTAAAAATAATGGAATTAATTTGATAACGGTTGTTGAAACCTGGAACTTACCTGAAAGTACAGGGGATAAAGTATTAAGGGCATAGCTTCCAATCAGGAAAAAGCATGAAATAGTCATACATGGACCGCCAACAATGTCCCACCCAAATAATACGCATGTATATCTGGCAGATACCCAGGCTAAAACGGATGTAAGTGTAGGATAATAAATAAGTGCCATAAACCAGCCTACGTAGTAGCCATATTTACTGCCCATTGTGGCTTCTGCGTAGTCAACGATACCATTTACATATTGATATCTTGTTGCCATTACTGCGAAGGTATATGCGCATGCAATCATAATAAGACCACCGATTACCCAGGCTAAAATACCAAGAGGAAGGTCACCTCCAGTAGCATTTAGTACTTTTTCTGCTTTGAAAAAGACACCACTTCCGATTACTATGCCTACAACCATAGCAATTGCAGTAATCAGGCCATATTTTTCTTTTAATTCAGTTTTCATTTTCATCTCCCATTTCTTAAAAAATATAGTTATAATAACAAATAATAATAAAATTATTTTAGCACTAGAACAAAAAATAAACAATAAAAACTTAAACAATTTAAATAAGAGATATGATAAAATTACATATAATATCTTTGTTTTAATCACAAACTTATCACTTTAACCGTTTAAGATATAATATAGAGATTTTAATGTGAAATGAAAAATAATAAAAGAGGTAAATTATGAGTAAATTGTTAATTGTTGACGATGAAATTAAAATTAGAGAAGTTATAAGGGAATATGCTGAATTTAACAGTCATGAGGTAGATGAGGCTGCAGATGGTATGGAAGCTATAGGGCTCTGCAAACTAAATGATTACGATTTGATTATACTTGATGTGATGATGCCTAAACTGGATGGATTCTCCACTTGCAAGGAACTTAGAAAATTTAAAGACACACCAGTAATCATGCTTTCTGCCAGGGGTGAGGAATATGATAAACTCTTTGGTTTTGAACTGGGGGTAGATGACTATGTGGTTAAGCCTTTCAGCCCCAAGGAACTGATGGCAAGAGTTCACGCAGTACTGGCAAGAAAAGCTTCCGTTCAGCTTGCTGAGCAGGATATACTTAATTTTAAGGGGTTATCTATTAATATTCCTGCAAGAACTGTCCTTGTGGATGGTGAGAAAATTGAACTTACACCAAAAGAATATGACCTTCTGTTTTATCTGGCTAAAAACTGCAATCTTGCATTATCAAGAGATAAACTCCTGTCAGATATCTGGGGTTATGACTTTTTTGGTGATGACAGGACTATAGACACCCATATTAAAAACCTGAGAAACAATCTGGGACCATACAGAGATTTTATAGTTACCTTAAGGGGTGTAGGA carries:
- the ansA gene encoding asparaginase translates to MKKKICIIYTGGTIGMKETEYGYAPVPGYMEKTLRGMQEFREPEIPDYDFIEYTPLLDSSNITVENWNQIGKDIRERYCDYNGFVVMHGTDTMAYTASALSFMLQGLSKPVILTGSQIPLCKVRSDARENLITSMIIAAEYNIPEVCIYFGGKLIRGNRSTKVSSDMLIAFDSPNYGPLAEAGVNITLNQKRIRLESKELSFCPFENNQIAVLKIFPGIQFEIFENIMTEKLKGIVIEAFGAGNIPQNDDSMIRMLQNAKSNGTYIIVCTQCHRGSATIGQYETSKPLAEAGAISGFDMTVEAAVTKLYYLLSKHYEPREIRLLMESDLRGELTRDV
- a CDS encoding AAA family ATPase, producing MYINSAILNEEIPRDSYLCHVPAIKYLINNKSISFSSNVTFFVGENGTGKSTLLEAIAVAYGFNAEGGTKNFNFSTNKTHSELCEYLTISKSRYAKDGFFLRAESFYNFATNVDELDLSGNYGGKSLHNQSHGESFLSLVQNRFGGKGMYILDEPEAALSPTRLLSLIAEIDALVKQDSQFIIATHSPILMTFPRSTIYQFTESGIEMVDYKQTEHYQLSRSFLENPEKMLHYLLGD
- a CDS encoding elongation factor G, producing MKGYTSDTIRNVALVGHGGCGKTTFLESALLATGVINRLGRVEDGNTVSDYDKMEIEKGYSINTSVVPIEWKDSKINFIDTPGYFDFIGEVNAALRAAEAAVILVDAGAGIQVGTEQAWKACERYKKPRFIVINKRDKDEFDFYKTFDELKAKFGDTLIPFSWPLSAEIDEGLKEAIAMTDEELMDKYFNGDDFTDDEIRSGLRHGIADGVIVPVCSSAFSLGHGIEGLLDLLITYVPTPLEHGPYYGFNEKNEHIERKSVVDAPMSAFVFKTIVDPFVGKISIMKVITGKINSGTEVLNERSDKVEKLGKLFFLRGKNQLELNYAEAGDIVAVAKLQYTLSGDTLCDKSDIIRYLPLDYPEPSYFIAIEAVDKGDEEKMGTGLNKLREEDPSFIVTRNNETHQTLLGGQGEIQLGIIIAKLKDRFGVSVKTVPQKIAYRETIKGNSDVQGKHKKQSGGAGQYGDVHIRFSPSEQEFEFSEQLFGGSIPKNYVPAVEKGLMESMHKGPLAGCKVVNIKAVLYDGSYHDVDSNEMSFKIAASLAFKKGIVEAKPCLLEPVMHMEITVPDEYMGDVMGDMNKRRGKILGMEPLQGGGQKLLAEAPHAEIFDYAVSLRAMTQARGSFTQKFERYEEVPTHLAEKIIAKHKAETEA
- the radA gene encoding DNA repair protein RadA; translation: MKKAKTIFVCQECGYETAKWMGQCICGAWNSMVEEKVIPVNENDSRSRTTANISGNARQRVKASRLSEVQSGNFSRIDTGIGELNRVLGGGLVKGSLTLISGEPGIGKSTIIIQAASNIAGQYGKVLYVSGEESEEQIKMRGDRVCKGNIQNLFLLAETNMENIINVTEELKPEFIIIDSIQTMYSPELDSAPGSVSQVRACGNELMKMGKVQNIPIFIVAHVTKSGELAGPKIVEHLVDCVLNFSGERNQELRILRCFKNRFGTTSEIGAFEMMEEGLVEIENLSKTFLEGMEEGAEGAIATAVYEGTRPLLLEIQALTAPTNIGFARRTAIGIDNNRLNMLLAVLERKAGLSLINQDVYVNVVGGLRPDGTSTDLAVALAIYSSFKGKTASGKTLALGEIGLTGDLRSVQNCEKIVREASRMGFSRIILPKKNELAIKEPPQNVKLVGVSNIRDAISCFS
- a CDS encoding APC family permease encodes the protein MKTELKEKYGLITAIAMVVGIVIGSGVFFKAEKVLNATGGDLPLGILAWVIGGLIMIACAYTFAVMATRYQYVNGIVDYAEATMGSKYGYYVGWFMALIYYPTLTSVLAWVSARYTCVLFGWDIVGGPCMTISCFFLIGSYALNTLSPVLSGKFQVSTTVIKLIPLFLMAVIGTIVGLGNGMTAHNFTTVVNHVNTSNALFTAVVATAFAYEGWIVATSINAELKNSKKNLPIALVCGTFIIMAVYILYYVGLAGAVTNEVMMAGGEAGAKLAFETMFTNVGGTLIFVFVIISCLGTLNGLMLGCTRGIYSVASRKQGPNPEIFGQVDKVTNMPTNSSVIGLLLCAIWLLFFYGANLASPTWFGFFCFDSSELPIVSIYALYIPIFIMMIKKEKDLPAFKRFFMPILALAGCVFMIIAACFSHGKAVIAYLIVFAVIMFIGAIFSKQKNVA
- a CDS encoding response regulator transcription factor — protein: MSKLLIVDDEIKIREVIREYAEFNSHEVDEAADGMEAIGLCKLNDYDLIILDVMMPKLDGFSTCKELRKFKDTPVIMLSARGEEYDKLFGFELGVDDYVVKPFSPKELMARVHAVLARKASVQLAEQDILNFKGLSINIPARTVLVDGEKIELTPKEYDLLFYLAKNCNLALSRDKLLSDIWGYDFFGDDRTIDTHIKNLRNNLGPYRDFIVTLRGVGYKFEA